In Telopea speciosissima isolate NSW1024214 ecotype Mountain lineage chromosome 10, Tspe_v1, whole genome shotgun sequence, the DNA window AAATCATTCTTTGCATTAGGCCAATGGTTCCACAGCTCTGAAAGAACTATAATTGTTGAGTTGTGGTTCCCTTTTTGATATCTTGGCCCGCTGAAAGTTGCAAAGTTTATTTGCTAATAGatcgaaagagagaagaataactGTAGTCCATCCCTCCCTTCcgtcttccccctccccccaacccaACAAAAAAGAGGATGCTAGTTCAGAAGTTTTGCAACAACATCACATCATTTCAAAGGTTTTCATAAACCTTCAGCCAGGACTACAGTTATGCTTTATGGTTGTACTCTTTCTATCCACTGTTTCATAGTAAAAATGTTAAATTGGAATACAGGGAGGTCGGTTCTAGACATCAGAATGGACATAAGAATGATAAAGGGAGAACTGTATTTGTTGTCACAACCATTAGATGGAAAATCACTTCTAcaatgtaatgtagtcctaggattgaaaagtcaaactaggagccaaacaactaggatctgctatgaacagggtaactcggctaggtcaaaataggtgaaaatagtgaaattagggttacggtttgatgggacctagggtttgatggcaGGTTTATTCTAAGTTAATGTAGGGGAGTCTTTCAatgaaggttacgttaagttttaatggtggCGAAGTGAGCTGGAATGAATCAGCAGCTAggtttggttagggttttgggtttttgaaaggaggaagaagatggatttcTAGGTTTTAGGATGGTCAACTTGGGATAGGGCTTGGATCGAGTGTTCCCTAGTATGAGAGGAGAACTCGATCAGGTTATGGTGTGTTTTGGATGGCTGATTTGGTCTGGACAGTATTTGGGTTGTgggaaaatagaaaaacaaaaaaagggggaaatttagggtttggtctatcagaggatttgaagaagaatggGAGGGGTTGGGGATTATTCAAACTTACTAAGGTTGCAGAATTctttggcagcagcttgtttgacaTTCGATCtagaataaaaatcaaaacttgaactAGAAATTGAatgagagcttcaaaagaaccacccgggcttcccaccgcaagttGTCAATCGAATCAAACACTGATTCcttcaaacgatccacccgggcttcacaccgcaaggtgttgaCTGGATCAAACGCCAATctcaccagccttgatcaaacacaagacaaaaatcttcaatggagaagaagagcagcaaaatgCTTTTCAATATCAAAATTCCTGTTCAATAGTTGCCCCCCTTACAGCCTTattatataaaagactaaaaaatagacgcctacactaaaaaggaaaggcctaacccaatccttaacctattaggtaacttaaactaattaggaaactgaaatagactcaaacagTGTcctccagccccactaaacacttgaaagaaaactactaaaatcacttaaattgagcCATtagttgaaccggttcaatttatgaacaaaaacaccaaaataaaactaagtatggaactaaaacaactaatcccgtatgcaaccctattacccatactttagggccataaaagtgacctattacatagaaaatccatgggatcaaaggcctaacatgtatagaacccaaccctagacttattcctaagcaaacaagccctatttggtgatgaatctgcattaCAATGTTTGCGCATGTTTCACATGAAACTTTCTGGTGTTAATGAATTTGAGAACAGTGGGATGTAACCtgacctctttctctctttgacAAGAAGACCTctatattttcttctcctttctgtCTCCCACAAAAAAAATCCATGCAGTTCTCCTTGTTTTGGCttcccaatgatgggttatagTAACTGCTTGAAATGATTTTGGACCTGATCTATCCTGGATTCGGCCTCCAGATTGAATATCTTCCTGATCAATTCATTGTTGAAAAAAATACTTGTGCTGTACAGGACAATGAGATCTAAGCTTTCCATAGATGGAAACTGGAACACAGTTTATGATCAATTGCAAAATGCAGACTTGATTAGTCATGGAACCATAAAAGCTAAGAAGAAAATATTCAAAGAATATGTGGGTGAGCTGTAGGCTGTGTTACTTATACTTTAGTGTGCCTAGCTAGCTGTTTGGCTGATCTTGTACAATGAATGATGGTGAAATGAATTCTGAAGGGATGGAACTGATTAGATGTATGATGCTTGTGGACCTCATATTTTTATATTCGTTTTTCTCAGCATGTTTTTGTTGACATCTTCCAACTGAGTGaagtttttggttttctttctgCAATATCTTGTGCTtgtcaaattttcttttcatttgaaaattgGGTCATTGGGGCAGTATATCATAATGCTATGCTACCTCTATCACAAACTTATGTTGGGTTTGCAGATCGTTATAACACCGCCCTGGTTTGCCACAGATGGTGTTTCCTAGCATGCCATCCTCGCCTATGGCTGCGTGTGGACAAATCCATCAAGGATCCATCTGAGCTTGGAGTTTTCCCTAACATTGAAACTGCTATTTCTGCAGCTAGGTTAGTTAAGTTGCATTTCTTAGtgtgattccatttggaagagGAAAATTAAAATCTAGTGAAAGTTCTGTTTTCTACAGGCCTGGTGATACTATTTTGATTGGTCCTGGCATGAAGCATGTTGTTTGTAATATACAGATAAAGAAGCCACTTTGCCTGGTATGTCCAAAATTCCTTTCCCTAATGTATTGTCCAAGGTCAATCATTTGCCTGTTAAAATCAGGGCTTCCAAattggatgattttttttttggggtggaaaTACCATTTGTATGCTGCCAATATTTGTGAAATCTGTGGAGGTTTTTTAACACCATGAACAGTAACATCTTCCTTTATTAGTATCATTATGTTCTGTTCTTTATCTCACAAAATGACTTAATATAAGTTTTTTGTGctatgttttctttcttttttgttttagtttgttTGTTTGCTGATACTGAACAATTGATGGCCACTTTAGTTATCATGAATCATGCCACCCAGTCCCCACTTCCTTGATTTTCACATTCTTGAGCTGGCAAGTGAATGCTTCCGTTAGCAATTTGTTATGTTGTCCAATTGATTGCTGGTTCTTTTCCTGTAGGTAATCTAATCATAGTGGCATCAAACCCAAGATTGGTCAAGTGGATTGGAAAAGTTAATCGCTTATATCtgagggaaatttatgaaattatCTGATATGCATGTCTAATCTCATTGATGTTGTTTGGGAATTAGTTTCTTGAGTGTGCAGTAAAAGGCCATCTCTGTATTATTCATGATACTCAAAACCATGTTTTGGGGGAGTTAACCAATGTTGTGCAGCATGTGTAAGGACGGTTGGGTAGTTGGGTGCACAATGGGAGTGGCAAATGTAAATAACATATTATCTGTACTACTTGTACCAAACAACTCCtacaacatagttgtcaaggcgactagGTTCCAAGGCCTAAGCATGCAATGTATGACTATATGTAATGGGAATGGCAAATGCAAATAACATATTATTTGTACTCCTTGTACCAAACAACTCctcaacatagttgtcaaggtgactaGGTGATCCAAGGCCTAAGCATGCAATATatgactatatgtaatatagcaatgataattttgtAGAATTATGCTTATATAAAAcgtagaagccatatcaatgcaatatgatataattatgctggTACTGACCTAATATTAGAAAGCCAATATATAATAGACAAAGCATtagatataatataagcatattcataaaaaaattaaagcaataaacataaatcaacgtaaACTTGTGAAGCATTAACTATGCATGTTGTCGcattggacccaagaaagagcctggacgCCAACTATGTCCTACAATACTGCCCCATTCGCATCAGTGCTGCACAACTAGAAGTTGACAAACAAACACCCCTCTTAGGTTGTTTCTTGTAGTAGTTTTTGAGGAAACAGGAAAATTCCCTTAGTCCATATAACAAAGGATTTTAgtcttccccaccccccccccttcccccctcttctctcccccttctCTGCCCCAACTGACCTCTGCATTTTTTGGGCTCTTGTTACCACTACTTCTTTTGTTCAGATTGGAGGAGGTGAGCTTCCTGATGAGACAGTACTGATCTGTTCTCGGGGTTCTAACAGGTTTGGAGGCTTCCATACTTCTACTTGATCAATGCAATGTCTTTTTGCTTCTGCTAATCATTAGTTTTTATTAGTGCCTTGGAGTTCCTCTCTACCTGTAAGGTGGCAAATCTGACAGTGAGAGCAGAGCTTGGGTGCTGCTTGCTTCACAGGAGTGGAAGGCTGACCATAGAGGGTTGCGTACTTCAATGCGAGGACAACCCTTTAGACTACCTTTCATGCCCAATTGTGAGTACAGCATCATCGGCAGTGAAGGGACGGGGTGATAGTGTCTCTGTATCACGGACTCGGATTGAGGGGGGAGCTAAGGCTGTTTTGACCAGTGGAACCCTGGTGTTGCAGCGAGTTCGGGTCATTTGTGCTCGAACATccctctttttttggtttgatgtaGAGGATCAGTGACGCGCTTCACTGCTTTGAGCTTGGTTGTAAAATTATCGACACATTGTGTATACCAGGCCATGTACTTAATTTTAatgttaattaatttaatacTCAGCAAATTTGCGAGTTTAGTGGACACACCATGTTTAGTTTCATAGTTTCAAGGGCAACCTTTCTGTGGGAGTGTGTCTAAAGCCTTTGTCGACATTAATTTGTTGGCTATTCAGTCATCCGCAAAATTTGAAAGATTCCGTggagtattttttttgggcagCATAACTGTGGCAGTGTCATTCTGCAGTTACCTGGAAACCTTTCAATGTACTCAGAACTTGCAGTTTCAGACCTTCGGTTGGTTTAAAggtttaattttctttgttgaatttgtCAAGAAAGAATGACTGGTTTGGTTTAGACTCATTCTGGTAATTTTGTGGCCCAGCAGGTAAGATTATTTGATAACTGGATTGACCTTATGATCAGACTATTTTGGGGCCAAAGTCTGAGCTATGCACAAATTGGCAAACAAGAACGTGGTCAAATCTGAAGCACAAAGGAGACCCAAACCAAATTGCTGTGGTACGTTCACATAGAATAAGGCATGGGTTGATTCGTCTCCATCTCCCTGGTGCGAGGACTTTTATTCTGGTAAATGTGGAAGATTTAAACctttttctctcccccccccctccctggCATGCATAGAGATTTTTACTTTGTTGTCTTCATGAAATTTTATGCTGCAAAACTACCATTTGCTTCCTTGGAGAAATTTCTATACGGCTCAACTCCCTTCACTTTTTGAGGGTTCGATGATTTAATCACTCCATTGGCTGTCCCAATGCTATTAATGTTATGTGcttaatggggcccactctagtaTATGAGTGTTAGATTGGATCAACCTAGTATGTGATAGGTTAAAGAGCTTGATTTAATGCATTCCATCAG includes these proteins:
- the LOC122642210 gene encoding F-box protein SKIP5 translates to MEERRMKKRRSSSSSSSCGGSDSLSPINSLDDGCLMHIFSFLSPIPDRYNTALVCHRWCFLACHPRLWLRVDKSIKDPSELGVFPNIETAISAARPGDTILIGPGMKHVVCNIQIKKPLCLIGGGELPDETVLICSRGSNSALEFLSTCKVANLTVRAELGCCLLHRSGRLTIEGCVLQCEDNPLDYLSCPIVSTASSAVKGRGDSVSVSRTRIEGGAKAVLTSGTLVLQRVRVICARTSLFFWFDVEDQ